ATTGAGCCTGTCTGTGACAGTTTAGTGTCTTCTCCAAGGGTCCAACGATTAGAAGGGCAAAAATTATTGGACCAGAATTGTTCTTCAGATTCATTTGATGCTGATGTTTCAGGGACCACCGCTCATCTCTGGGACCAATCATCATGAaaatgatttcttttttctttttacaaaTGATGAGTCTTAGTATGATTGATCAGTCGAGCTGTTTACAGAGTTTTCTTATGAAACAAGGAGATATTTTTGGTGACCTCAACTGAAATCGCCGCCTTATGGTAGACACAGAAAAGTATCGTTGGTCGGTCGATGAGAATCTAGAAGAGTGAATATTAGAAGCAAAGCAATGAATTGTGATAGAAACAGGAACTATGATATAGAAACAGAGAATGTTACATGTAAAAAGCAAGGGACTGGGATGGCGACGGGAAAGTGAAACCGTGAAAGGGATGTAGAACAAGGTTCCATAAAACAGAGGCCACTAGAAAGTTGAAAAAATTAAGCACTTTTGCGTTTGCAAGAAGACAGAATGGGGGGAAGCATCCAATGTCTATTTGCTTCTCATTCTTGTTCGCCTTCTTTTTTTATAGCATATGCCTTTGCGTCAGTAAATCCATATTGCTGTGGATCGAATAAATTCTAGGATTCTTCAGGCTGATATTGTTCCAACTCTCTTGGTGCTAATCAACTAGACAAAATAAATCACTGGTGGCATATTCCTGAACGATTGTTCTGTCAATCCCAAAAAGGCAGTCCTATTTAGGTGGCTCTTCATATGCTAGATCGGACAACTATGACCAGTTGCAGATTTAACAAACAATTGGTCAGTATAAATTAACCCACATAGTGCACTGAGTGGAATTTTTGGTGATACTAGCTAGGTGAAATTAGAACAATGAATATTGCAAGCAAACGAAGGAATTCTGATAGAAACAGAGAAAGGAATGTAGAACAAGGTACCGTAAACTGAGGCCACTAAGAGGTGATTTTTTTTACTACATACCACTTTTGTGCTTAGAAGAAGACAAAACAGGGAACAGCATCCCAGGTCTATTTGCTCCTTATTCTTGTTAGGTTTTTTATAGCATATGCCACTGCATTAATCTATATTGCTGCGGATCGAATTTATTCTTGGGACCGTTTAGGTCGATCTTGTTCTTCCATCATTAGACTCTCTTTCTGCTAATCAGAATAAATCGCTCAAGGCATATTCCTGAACAATTCTTTTGGCACCCCCTAAGAAGCAGTCTTATTCAGGTGGCTTTTGAAAAGCTAGAACGGACAACTAACACCAGTTGCAAATTTAACAAACAATTGGTCAGTACTCGCTCTGTaccttagtgatctaaacgctcttatatttctttacggagtgAGTACATAATAAACACACATAGGTGGAAATTTTGGTATGTGCTTATACAGGTACTTTCAGAAATACCGAATACGCAATAGTAGGTTAATTTTAATGCTTTAAATTGTCATTGTTTTTTCCGGGATAAAATGCTTTCATTGGTTTTACGATGTTAAATCTTATACTCTGTTTCTTCATGATTCCAGGTCTTTTCGTTCAGCACATTGATGGGCAAAACGCTTCTCCCCCTTCTGTAATTGTGATTGGTGGAGGGATTTCAGGCATTGCATCTGCTCGTGCCTTGTCAAATGCTTCATTTAAGGTAAATTCTCCTTgcaggaggaaaaaataaatggaaTCTTCATGTACCACATTCTGTAGTGTGTAAAACAGTTAGTAAAACTAGTGTTTTAATGGTTTCAGACCCTTTTAATTATATATAGTTACACACCTACAGGTCACATTGTTAGAGTCGCGGGAGCGACTTGGTGGCCGTGTGCATACTGACTATTCTTTTGGCTGCCCAATTGACATGGGAGCATCTTGGTTAGTTGCATCCTAAAACTAGTATTAGGTTGTGTTTCTCCACCTTGCATTGAATTTAGCCGAGTGATCTCATGGCTTTATCATGTGATTATTCAGGTTGCATGGTGTTTGCAATGAGAATTCTTTGGCGCCATTGATTAGGCTTCTTGGGCTTAGATTATATCGCACCAGTGGTGATAACTCTGTGCTTTATGACCATGATTTGGAGAGGTGATTCATTATCCATGATGCCAATGTGTATGCTCCTTTAACTTGATTGATTTTCATTTTCTTActgtttttttgttctcttattAGCTACGCGCTCTTTGATAAAGATGGTCGTCAAATTCCCCAGGAGATAGTAACCAAAGTTGGGGAAATATTTGAGCAGATTCTGAAGGAGGTATTGCAATCATTTGCATTTACATGTTTTCTGCCTATTGTGTCATTGAATAAATTATAAGCTTCTTGTTAATACCGCAGACGGTGAAAGTTAGAGATGAATATGCAAACGACATGCCTCTTGTTCAAGCCATCTCAATGGTGCTTGACAGAAATCCACATCTAAAGTAAGTGGAGTGTAGGAGTAAATTTGTCTAATTATGGGATGATGATATCTTAATGCAGCCGTGAAATGTTAACATATGTGCACTTATCTGTACAGGCTTGAGGGTTTGCAATATGAAGTATTGCAGTGGTGCATTTGTAGATTGGAAGCATGGTTTGCCACTGACGTGGATAATATATCTTTGAAAAATTGGGATCAGGTATGCAATACAAGACTAGTCGATATACTCATATTTACATATTCATCAGGTCAGCGGAGAAATGCATGCTGACATGAGCTACATGGATGCACATTTATGCTACAACAATGTGCTGAGCTTTGCAAATTTACAGGAGCATGTTCTTACTGGTGGACATGGGCTTATGGTGAATGGCTACGACCCTGTTATCAAAGCTCTCTCCCGAGATCTTGATGTCCACCTGAACCACAGGTATGCACAGCGACATATCCTCATGGGACAACAATTCACATGGATACAGTGATTACCAGTGTTGAGGTAGTACAATCCCAAATAGGTGGCTTCTTATACATCCTTTTTGGTGATCAGGGTTACCAAAATCATCCAGCGGTATAATAAAGTCATCGTATGCGTGGAAGACGGGACAAGCTTTGTTGCAGATGCTGCCATAATAACCGTCCCTCTCGGTGTACTCAAGGCGAACATCATCAAGTTTGAACCTGAGCTCCCAGACTGGAAACTATCGGCAATCTCTGATCTTGGTGTTGGCCTCGAGAACAAGATAGCCCTCAGATTCAACACAATATTTTGGCCCAATGTAGAAGTACTGGGCAGGGTTGCCCAAACATCGAATGCGTGCGGCTACTTTCTTAACCTTCACAAG
The window above is part of the Triticum aestivum cultivar Chinese Spring chromosome 2A, IWGSC CS RefSeq v2.1, whole genome shotgun sequence genome. Proteins encoded here:
- the LOC123190981 gene encoding polyamine oxidase 5 — translated: MDQPPNGFAAGGLFVQHIDGQNASPPSVIVIGGGISGIASARALSNASFKVTLLESRERLGGRVHTDYSFGCPIDMGASWLHGVCNENSLAPLIRLLGLRLYRTSGDNSVLYDHDLESYALFDKDGRQIPQEIVTKVGEIFEQILKETVKVRDEYANDMPLVQAISMVLDRNPHLKLEGLQYEVLQWCICRLEAWFATDVDNISLKNWDQEHVLTGGHGLMVNGYDPVIKALSRDLDVHLNHRVTKIIQRYNKVIVCVEDGTSFVADAAIITVPLGVLKANIIKFEPELPDWKLSAISDLGVGLENKIALRFNTIFWPNVEVLGRVAQTSNACGYFLNLHKATGHPVLVCMVAGRFAYEMEKLSDEESVNFVMSQLRRMLPGATEPVQYLVSRWGTDPNSLGSYSCDLVGKPADLYERFCAPVGNLFFAGEAACIDHSGSVHGAYSSGIGAAEDCRRRLSTQLGISDLFQVGKIVMREEMTEVMVPLQISRL